One Acidobacteriota bacterium DNA window includes the following coding sequences:
- a CDS encoding ferredoxin has protein sequence MAYVIAEPCIGTKDTACVDACPVDCIHPKKDEAPHGEAQQLFIDPVECIDCGACVPVCPVSAIFAADDLPDKWKEYEGKNSQYFGR, from the coding sequence ATGGCATATGTAATTGCAGAACCCTGCATTGGCACTAAGGACACCGCATGCGTGGATGCCTGCCCGGTAGACTGCATCCACCCTAAGAAGGACGAAGCTCCTCACGGCGAAGCGCAGCAGCTTTTCATTGATCCTGTGGAGTGTATTGACTGCGGCGCCTGTGTTCCGGTTTGCCCGGTGTCGGCGATCTTCGCGGCTGACGATCTGCCAGACAAGTGGAAGGAATACGAAGGCAAGAACTCACAGTATTTCGGACGCTAG
- the recO gene encoding DNA repair protein RecO yields MLKQSDAIVLRTYPLREADLLVTLFTREEGKIRGVARSAKRSKRRFGGALEPLTRVRAYYDQKSGQELVRLDSCDVIESPLMHDVDYERTVALSYVAEVLDGLLPDHDANDAVFRLTLSVLPHLEAGSIWMPLTYFDLWMTRLMGLLPELGACIVCGEELNGSGRVFFHALADGLMCPQHKRLASSEMSLPSRQLAAEMFRSPVDAFAAEPWKRQRGADLRKFLAQCIERHIEGKLVTSIALARLD; encoded by the coding sequence GTGCTCAAGCAGTCAGACGCCATTGTGCTGCGGACATATCCGCTGCGGGAAGCTGACCTGCTCGTGACGTTATTCACGCGCGAAGAAGGCAAGATCCGCGGAGTCGCGCGCTCCGCGAAGAGATCAAAGCGACGCTTCGGCGGTGCGCTCGAGCCGCTGACCCGAGTTCGAGCTTATTACGACCAGAAGTCGGGACAGGAATTGGTCCGTCTTGACTCCTGCGATGTAATCGAATCGCCATTGATGCATGATGTCGACTACGAACGCACCGTGGCGTTATCGTACGTGGCGGAAGTGCTGGACGGACTTCTACCTGATCACGATGCGAACGACGCGGTATTTCGACTTACGCTTTCAGTGTTACCGCATCTCGAAGCCGGCAGCATTTGGATGCCCCTTACGTATTTTGATCTCTGGATGACGCGGCTGATGGGGCTGCTTCCCGAGTTGGGTGCCTGCATCGTGTGTGGAGAGGAGTTGAACGGCTCAGGCCGCGTCTTCTTTCATGCGCTCGCTGACGGCCTGATGTGCCCGCAACATAAACGGCTCGCCAGCTCGGAGATGTCGCTGCCTTCGCGTCAGCTAGCAGCGGAGATGTTTCGTTCCCCGGTGGACGCCTTCGCTGCTGAGCCGTGGAAGCGACAGCGCGGGGCAGACTTGAGAAAATTTCTTGCGCAGTGCATTGAGCGTCACATCGAAGGTAAGCTGGTAACCAGCATCGCGCTGGCAAGACTGGACTAG